From the genome of Sphingobacterium sp. UGAL515B_05:
AGAAATATATCGCCTTTTTTTTGTTCAGGTACTTGTTATTCTAAAAACTATTCTTACATTTGAATATTATTTATAATGAGTCTAAATAAATGTAGATAGTATGTGTGATACAAAAATTCTAAGCCAAAGAGGAGATACCCATATTAGTGTTTGCCATAAGTGTCAAACATATTATATCTGGCAACAAAGTTTTGTACTGACATTTACGAGGAATAAATTCTTCGATTTCTTGAATATTACGAAAAGTAATGGTGATGAGCTCTTTTTTAGCACATTCCCAGATGGTGAATTTCGGTTGATTATGAAAACACCTTATCCAGATATCGTATTTTCATTTGATGAAGAACAATGGCAGAATTTCAGAGATGCACTCCAAGAATCTTATTACATGAATGAGTTTTATGGAATGCTGAATAATTAAGATAAAAAGTCCTGTTGCATCGCTTGTGTTTCATCTCTCTTTCCTTACGCGTTGACAACAGGCACAAACAAAACCCTCAGTTATAGTTGCATACACTTATGCGACTATATGCTGAGGGTTCTTTCTATCTATATATTGATTACTCGCCTATCGCGTAATATTTAAAATCAAGGTCTTCAAGTTCCTTACGGTTCAATAGTTTACGGCCATCGAACACAAATGCAGGCTTTTTCATGTGCTCCTTAATTTTAGCCCAGTCATAACGTTTAAATTCATCCCATTCAGTCAATACTGCAATTGCATGTGCATCATTGCAAGCCTCATAGGCGGTATTGACAACCTTTACCAAGGCTCGGTTTTCTTCCGAAGAGCGTGTATTCAGATAATCGAGGTCGGCATAGATGCGTTCGGCAGAAACTTTAGGATCATAGACCGTGATTTCAGCTTGTTCACTCAATAGATAATCTGCAACATAGATCGCTGCAGATTCACGCGTATCATTGGTGTCTTTTTTGAATGCCCAGCCTAAGAATGCAATCTTTTTACCCGATACAGTATTGTACAGTGTCTGGATAATGTTGTCCGCAAATCGCTGTTTTTGATAATCATTCATCAAAATCACTTGATCCCAATACTCGGCAACCTCTGTGAGACCGTAACTTCGTGCGATATAAACCAGATTGAGGATATCTTTTTGAAAACAAGAGCCTCCAAAACCTACAGAAGCTTTCAGAAATTTGGATCCAATCCTGGAGTCCATACCAATCGCCTTGGAAACTTCATCTACGTTTGCCCCTGTTTTCTCGCATAGTGCCGAAATGGAGTTAATGGAGGAGACACGTTGTGCTAAAAAGGCATTTGCTGTTAGTTTTGAAAGTTCAGATGACCAGAGGTTTGTTGTGAGAATTTTGTCGCGACTTACCCAATGCGCATAAATGTCTACCAATGCACCGATGGCTTCGTCATTTTCTCCACCGATAAGTACACGATCGGGATTGATTAGATCCTGTATTGCTGTACCTTCAGCCAAAAATTCAGGATTGGAAAGAATATGGAAATTAACGCCATTACCCGTGTTATCAAGGATACTTTTTAAAGCTGCCGCAGTGCGAACAGGTAAAGTCGATTTTTCAACAACAATTTTGTCATTTTTGGCAACCGCTGCGATCTGCCGTGCACAAAGTTCAATATACTTTAAGTCTGCAGCCATTCCCTTGCCTTTTCCATAATTCTTAGTCGGTGTATTGACCGAAATAAAAATCATGTCGGCCTCGTCGATAGCTTTTTCGATATCGGTTGAGAAAAACAAATTACGATTACGTGCTTCTGCAACAATCTCTTGTAAGCCTGGTTCGTATACAGGAAGGTTGTCTAGATTCTCATCGTTCCAAGCCGCGATACGGGCGGCATTGACATCGACGATCGTAATCTCAATATGTGGACATTGCTTTGCAACAACTGACATGGTAGGTCCACCGACATAACCAGCACCGATACAGCATATTTTCTTGATTGTTTTGCTCATTTTGATTATCTTAATCAGCTATAAATTGAAGAACAAACTTAGATAAATTGCTTTTGATATGCAATACAAAGCACAGCATATCAAAACAATTTATTTAGGGGAACTGGCTCATCCATTGTTTTTCCCTCTATTTGTTTCATGGCGCTTCTGCAATGCCATTAAAGAAGTCATTTCCTAGTGGAGATGCAAAAGATTTATTCTAATTTTACATTAAAAAAGAAACGGTTTGATAAAGCAGGAAGTTATTGATAAGGTACTGGAAACAGCACGGATAGAAGAGGTGGTGGGAGACTTCGTTGATTTAAAGAAACGGGGAACTTCTCTGATTGGAAATTGTCCTTTTCACCATGAAAAGACGCCTTCCTTCCACGTTTCTGTGTCAAAGGGTATCTATAAGTGTTTTGGTTGTGGTGTTGGTGGAGATTCCCTTAAATTCGTCATGGAACTGGAAAAGTTCTCTTACCCGGAAGCCATCCGTTATTTAGCCGATAAGTATTCGATTCAAATTGAAGAAATCGAGCGTTCTCCGGCCCAGCTTGCTGCGCAGGATAAACGGGAAAGTCTATATGTCCTAAGTGCTTGGGCCAGTAAATTCTTTGCCGAACAACTCTGGAAAACTGAAATGGGTCAGGTTATCGGACTCAACTATTTCAAGGAGCGTGGCTACCGAGAAGATATCATCAAAAAATTTGAATTGGGTTATTCGCCGGAGGAATGGACTGCATTGGTCGATAAAGCACAGGTAGCGGGTTTTCACCCAGATTATTTGGCCGCGAGTGGTTTGGCTATTGAACGCGATGATAAATCTTTATATGATCGTTTCCGCGGCCGGGTCATGTTTCCGATCCATAACCTGACAGGACGTGTTATTGGCTTTGGTGGTCGGACACTAAAGACGGATAAGAAGGTCGCCAAATATGTAAACTCTCCCGAAAGCGAAATCTACCATAAATCCGATGTGTTGTATGGATTGAATTTTGCCAAAAAAGCAATTATGGAAGAGGATAATTGCTACTTGGTAGAGGGCTATGCCGATGTTCTTTCGGTACATCAAGCTGGAGTCGAAAATGTTGTTTCCTCCTCGGGAACGTCTTTGACAACAGGTCAGATCAAGCTTATTTCCAGATTCACAAAGAATGTGACCATACTTTATGATGGGGATGAAGCAGGGATCAAAGCCTCCCTACGCGGTACAGATATGCTGCTCGAAGAAGGTTTAAACGTTAAAGTACTGCTTTTTCCCGACGGTAATGACCCCGACTCTTACGTGCAAAAGTTTGGTGCCACGGTTTTTAAAGATTATGTCAAATCCAATCAGCAGGACTTTATTTTCTACAAAACGAATATCCTGCTTCGCGATGCCAATAATGATC
Proteins encoded in this window:
- a CDS encoding nucleotide sugar dehydrogenase, producing the protein MSKTIKKICCIGAGYVGGPTMSVVAKQCPHIEITIVDVNAARIAAWNDENLDNLPVYEPGLQEIVAEARNRNLFFSTDIEKAIDEADMIFISVNTPTKNYGKGKGMAADLKYIELCARQIAAVAKNDKIVVEKSTLPVRTAAALKSILDNTGNGVNFHILSNPEFLAEGTAIQDLINPDRVLIGGENDEAIGALVDIYAHWVSRDKILTTNLWSSELSKLTANAFLAQRVSSINSISALCEKTGANVDEVSKAIGMDSRIGSKFLKASVGFGGSCFQKDILNLVYIARSYGLTEVAEYWDQVILMNDYQKQRFADNIIQTLYNTVSGKKIAFLGWAFKKDTNDTRESAAIYVADYLLSEQAEITVYDPKVSAERIYADLDYLNTRSSEENRALVKVVNTAYEACNDAHAIAVLTEWDEFKRYDWAKIKEHMKKPAFVFDGRKLLNRKELEDLDFKYYAIGE
- the dnaG gene encoding DNA primase, with translation MIKQEVIDKVLETARIEEVVGDFVDLKKRGTSLIGNCPFHHEKTPSFHVSVSKGIYKCFGCGVGGDSLKFVMELEKFSYPEAIRYLADKYSIQIEEIERSPAQLAAQDKRESLYVLSAWASKFFAEQLWKTEMGQVIGLNYFKERGYREDIIKKFELGYSPEEWTALVDKAQVAGFHPDYLAASGLAIERDDKSLYDRFRGRVMFPIHNLTGRVIGFGGRTLKTDKKVAKYVNSPESEIYHKSDVLYGLNFAKKAIMEEDNCYLVEGYADVLSVHQAGVENVVSSSGTSLTTGQIKLISRFTKNVTILYDGDEAGIKASLRGTDMLLEEGLNVKVLLFPDGNDPDSYVQKFGATVFKDYVKSNQQDFIFYKTNILLRDANNDPIKRASVIRDVVESIALIPDEIKVSVFIRECSSLLDIEERILLAELNKIRLNRAKKADKDAARKPQSPAPNAGMPPFGMDGPPPDFFMTDDERGGVAPMENVEQPVQLTSEILQEREIVRILINYGDYLATWEGDGDIPVAGVLLGNISDIEFKDKAAAYILKVYRDAAENYEIPDAKQFYSNSDASISELAINSVASKYSLSENWNDDKRKIYVTQEYEHLKQLVVTAIYRIKKRKIEAEMHHIREEMKHEQDVANLEVLIFKYQKLKEAERLLGGFLGNTIVK